The following is a genomic window from Calypte anna isolate BGI_N300 chromosome 7, bCalAnn1_v1.p, whole genome shotgun sequence.
GGCTCTCAGAGACTTGAATCAGGGGTGGAGGTGAACCTCAGATAAGCTCTGAGCTGCCAGGAGCCCTACTTCaaagtaaaatgcaaaaagGATGGTTGGGATTTATGGTCACTTTGTGCTGAGCTGCTAAACTGCTGATTCTCACCATGGGTCTCATCATGGATACAGAGGATGCTGGAGCACATTAGACCAGGAAGAGCTATTTGGGATCACACCTGATGGTAACTGGTACCCACCCCGCAGCTGCACAGCCCCAGTTCCAGGCCTGCTGTGTATCCCCTGCACAAAGCCCTTGTCTGTGCAGGAGTGGGGAGGGCTGAATGCAGAGAGGACACTCTGTGCCTCCTCAGGGTGTTCACTCCCTACTGCTATTGCTGCTGGCAGAAGATGGGGTTGGTGGGAGGTGAAGGAGAAGTGATGAGATGTGCGTGACCTGCAGCGCATCGCTTGTCTGGGAGTTGTGGGAGGCTGGACGTGAGAGCTCCTCTCCCTTTTGCCTGGGGACTTCTTGAAGGGGAAACAACAATTTGGGTAGCAAAAGGggtgatttttctcttctataaATATTAAAGGTAGTTTTGGTGAGGTTAGccagagaaataaatagaagCACTTTAAACTTACAGGTTTGTAAGGCTGCTGAACCGTGAAGGACTCGGTGAGCTTGCTTTGTTCTCAGCCATGTTTCTGATACACTTCCCTGTCCTCCCCTGGGCCAAGCCAGGCCTGGATTACTTAGGTGTGTGCCAGGCGAGGCAGAAAAACCACCCTGCAGCAGATGAAAGGGCCAACATGGCTTTGAGGAGCTCTGCATACGGCTCACGTGAGCACTGGCTTCAtagaggctgtgctgggaagcAATTGAATATTCAGCATTCAGAGTTCTGCCCCGttactttgcttttcccttAAGTATCTCCCCTCCTTGCCATCCCCAAGTACAAGAAGTGAACCACTTGGGAAATCGATATTATAATAACTTCTCTAAGAAATCCGTGCTTGCAGGATGAAACATTGGGAACAGGAGCTGTGTGAGCCATAAGCTTTTGTGTGCAGAACAAAGGCTGTCATGCAGAGCCATTAACTGGCTTTGGGTACATGGGTCTCGCATGGCTTATGGCTTCTTAAATAATGGGATGGGTGATCTTCCTGCCATGCCCTGGGCTCACAGGGCAAGGGAGACGGGAACCATTGTCCTCCCTCCACAAAACCATTCCAGTTCTCACTGGCTGTCGGTCGCTCCCCTGCATTGCTCAGAGGGCGGTGCTGTGTTTGGAGACTCTTCTGGGAGCCAGAGCTCCAGGAGGTGTCAACTCTCCTGCATGGGGAATGGAATTTGAATGGTGTAAATCTCAGAAGGTGGAACCGAGGTTTAAGGATGCATCTTCTTTAGTATTGCTAGCTTTCATGTGCCTGACTGTGCTATCTTTAAAGCTTCCTACATATGTTtccttattttataaaaaattatactgCCATCCAAGCTGATTCCCAAGTCTGAGTAGTGCTCTAAAAGAACACGTCTGCATCAACTGACCTAGTGGGATCAGTGggattttctttcatctctaCTTTGAGCAGTCCTCAGTGAGCAGAAGTGGCTTGGATGAGACTTGAGGTATTGCTTCTCTCTCCAAGAGCTCAAGTTAAATATGCAGCCAAGGATGCCCTCTGAGTCTCTGAGTCAACcccagctgggaagggaagatGAGAGCAAGAGAGGCTGTAGGTAGCTGGCACAGTTCTTAAACTAAAGGACCTGATTTGGGTGCTCTCATACTGCTGCTTTCAAGTATGGTTTTTATCTTAAGCAGCGCAGCACAAAAGACTGAGGCTCTCCAGCCTCCTGACAAAGGGCTGTTGCTTTTCACAGATAGTAACTTTCAAGAAGCAGCAACACCTCATCATTTCCACTTAAGGTCTATAGCTGGGGGTTAATTCCTTCCTTTCCACCCAAGTAGAATGTTTTTGACCTGTTGGTCAGTGCTGTTCAGTGGCCTCCCTATATTGCCCATCATGAGTTTTAGCACACTGTGATTGTTCCTGATTTCCAGGAACGAGACTGCttgcagaaaaatagaaaagccaatggaaaaatgctttgtgctggggaagaaaagaTCATTTAAACATTTCTACAATATGGTGAAGGAAAGTAGGTATGAAGtcatcccttccttctcctttctcagtGTACATGTGTAGCCAGTTACCAGCAGTGTACGTCTGTGTGGACAGAGTGAGTTTTGTCTTGAAAGGCTGAAGTTGGTCTCTGGGCAGAAACAATGTAGTTAAGACCACAAAGTTGCCTCAACATACTGGCTTTGTTTTGGGGAGTTATTTCAGTATGTTGGTTCAGATGGGTGTGAATGAACTACAGGCTAGATTTCTGTTAGCAGTGTCATTAGCTCATACTCTGTTTAATACCAGctacttctgaaaaataagtggaGATACActgtgaaacagcagcagcacactggCATTTTTAGCCTGTTCTCATTCTCCACCCCTGCTCTCAGTGGTGGTGGGACTTCTACATTGCTCCCCATTGGAGAATGACCTATTAATATCATCTCAGAGCTGCCAACACAGTTTTGGAGTGCCAATCCCAACAAAATTGCCTTTCAGAAGCAGTTAGGTCTTTCATGGGATCCTGTTCTTCCCAGAGATCATCGACAAACTAGCAAACAGGGTTTAAGATGTTATTAATCTTCATACCCACAGTGTAAGATGTGATGTGCCTTTGGCTCGCCAAGTGCTCGTGTTGCTGATCAGGAATCCCTGAGAAGACACTGGGCAGCATTAGGACAATTACAGTCTGCAGTTTTTCACACAGAGGTAGTTGTAGTGTTGGGGTATTTCAGGAGGGATGTGGTGGGGCGGGATGAAATGCACATCTGGAAAGTTTCCTTCTGTGGCTTGCTCCTGTCCCTGAACTCTCAGATGGGATCTTCTCTGCGAGCGAGTTACATCAGTGCATTTGCAAAGCTGCTGCCAGTGGTGGAGGGGGCACCGTGCTTGGCTGCTAAGTCCCTTCCATGGAGCTGGTAAAAGAGACCCTGTCCCTGAACCTGAATTGTCTGTTTAATAAGTCTGTTTAAAACAAACTCCTTAGTTATGATTAACTTTATCAGACATTTCTCACTGGAAATATTCAATCTCAAAATCTATTGATAAACTACAAATAATTTCTGCCAGATTCAAGGCCTGTTTTATATTGTCTAGGGTAAAACTGGTGCTTATAGGAACAGGTAGAAGTCCAAGATCTGTTGTCAAAGGTTATCTGCTAGTTTGATATAGAAGGCTTTTCAGGTAGAGAGAAATATGGCAGTGGAAATTAATCCTCTTTTCTTCACAGCTTGGAAGCTGATGTTTGATTTCTTgcttacctcttttttttcttttcttttctttttttctttttttctttcttttcaggaatAAACCAGAGGCAGTAGAAGTAACATTTGCAGGTAAGCTCCACAGCTCCCTCgacttctctgaaaaaaagggCTGGCTCAAACAACCTTGCCCACGGTGATACCTCCTGTGCCCACATTCACCCAGCACCACTGCTGGGGGAGGAGCCACCCAGGGGAGATGATGTGGAccaccctgcagcatccccagaaCTGGGACTGTCAGCTGCCCTACAGTTTCCTCTGTCCATGGGGCTTTCTCCACAGGGTTGAGTTAAGTGGTGGCAGCACTTTGGTGTGTGGCTGTTTGCTACAAAGCTCTCTTGCCTGTTCTCCACTTCTGCCCCTGATGCTACTTCGTATTGGGTCTTTAGCACCATCAAATTTGGGTTGTTAGCAAGCTCACTTAGGCAAGATGAATTCATTGCCTGAAATTTGCTCTTCAGATGAGAAGTGGCAAGGAAGTTTAAGTGTTCATTCAGCATCtgattttttgcttctgttacCAAGTATCTGTGTAAGCTATGGAACTCCCTGGGGAAGTGGAGCTTGCTAGGTAGCTGGAGGATTGTCTTTCCCTGTCTCTGTCCCTCCCTGACCATTCTGCAGTGAAGTGGAAGATGTCTTAGCAGGCAACAGCTGAGCTTGCCATTTCTGGCAGAGatgtcttctccaggctgcagctctggccTGGTGGACATGTCAGTCAGTTTCTGTGCTGGCCATCCAGGAGGCtcatgtgtctgtgtgtttgtatCTTCATGCATTGAGCACAAGCAGATGTGCCAGGGATTCTAAATGACACTAGACTAAAGCTTTCTGTGATGGGCAGCCCTCTGAATGGTAACAGGTCTAACTACATGACACTACCACTTTCCTTAGTTGCAGGTATACTCTTGGTGTATGTGTAAGGGTTGGACTAAGGGGGAAACATTGTTGCTTTATGCAGTTCCtagaaaatgtcagaaaaacCCTTCATCAAAAATAGGGACTGGTTCCTGTTCTCTCACATTTCTCTCACTCGCTTCCTAGACTTTGATGGAGTCCTTTACCATATTTCAAACCCCAATGGAGACAAGACAAAAGTGATGGTCAGTATTTCTCTGAAATTCTACAAAGAACTCCAAGAACATGGTGCTGATGAGGTGAGTGAGCATCTCTGGGCCTTGAATCTGCAAATGTTGTCTGAGCACAGGCAATGTCCTTGCAATTAAAGTGGATCTGAAGTCTAACCCTTAGAGAAGCATCTGTGTTCTCAACATAACTCCTGGTCAAAGGAGCAAGAACGAAGTGTGTTCACACTTCCTTATGAATAAGACATCATCTTAAGTGACCGTACAGCCTGAAAAGTGACAGGCACCACTAATTTTCAAAGTCCAGATGACCATGGAGAAATAGTTTCCCTGACTGATGTGCTGAGCTATGAGCGAATGAAGGTGCCAAGACAAATCCTGAGTCCCCGTAGTGCTGCTCTTTACGACTTTAACCACACTCAGGAGTGAGTGATGGGCTCCTGCTGTGTGGGCAGACTTTGATCTGCAGACTGCCTGGTTCCCTCttcactgctgctgtgtgaaGTAGCAGATTCAGTTCCTGTTGAATGGGTTGGGGCTGCAGAGGGCCATTTATGGTAGAAAGAAGGAGCCTCTGTGAGCTGTGGTTGGGTGGTGGGGCAGGAAGTGTGACTCAGTTCCTGAGTCAGTTTTCAAATCTCCGCATGTTAGCAAATGGGGTTCACCCAAGGCTTTTCAGCAGGCTTGGCTTCTGGATATCTATTCTtggaggaaaacaaggaaactgCTCCATAAATTTGAGAATCTGGTGAGAAACGGGATTTGAACCCAAAGTGCATTTCTGCAAGTTGCTACAAGACCTACCAATGTCACAATAAATATGACAAGTGTCCTGCTCTCCTGGTTCCTACTGTATGTAGAGCTTTCTAGAAGGAGCACTGACTGCTATGGAACTCCATAGCAAGAGCTATTCCATGGGGAATTCTGCTGCTGGTAAACAAAGAGTGAAGCAGCCCAAATGGTAGAGCCCGCCCAGAATGTTTAGCAGGGATCAGCGTGGTGCCTCATCCCAAGAGAATCACTGTAGTGGGCAAGTGGCTGAAACCACTGTGGCTGCTATGATGGCAACTGGAGAGGTGTTCCTCACTGCCCCTGGTTTCTGTGCCAGGCCATTGCTCCATGAGCCATACCACAAGTGCATACACTTCTCGAGAGGCAACTTCCCAAGCATTGAGGGAAAGATAGGATCTCTGCAGGACTGCCTTGGATGTGGTGACTaaatagaaattacatttttaaattgccATTTAGCAAACTGTTGCTTTGTGTGCTTTCCTAGAGAAGATGGAGCttgtttctatttcatttttcgTGAAACCCCAGTGAGGATGACAAAGTGGTGTTCCTGCTAAAACAGAGCATCTCCCTATGCTaccacaggcaggcaggagctctGTTGAGGGAAGGTTTTGGCATGCACACAGCCCATACACCCTCTCTGCATGGTAGTGGGTGTCATTCCAGGAGGGCCAGTTCTGCCACAGCATCATTGTGTTCTCAGTGAAATTCCTCCTGTTTCTGGCCCCCTCATTGACACAGAGCTATGGCTTAGCTGAAAACTGCCATTGATGTAAAATTTAGTGGTTATGTTTGAAAGAAGGGTTTTGGTGTGCTGTAGGTGGCTCTGCTTCCGGGAGGCATCCAAGCTCTCTGGCAGTCTCATCTcagtccccatcatccccatcTGTCCCTTGTAATAGTCTGAGACAAGACAAGCAGCTGTCCAGCTGTACTGCACCTGAACTCTGCTCTGAACTTGCCTTCCTGCAAGGAGAGGGACAGGACACACTTTGCATCTGCCTTTAAATGGGAGGAGGGGTTGTAGCCTTTAGATCTGTTGTGTTGAGCTCTGCTCACAATTCTTTGAAGGTATGTGGGATAAGGAAggggttttctttcctgtacCAGTTTAAGACTAGCAGGAACTTCAAAAAGTTCCAGTTTTGAGTCCTGTCCTGCAGCATGTCGCCTGTCGGTGGGGTTCAGAGAGCTCTGCCTAGAGTAAGAGAAGCAAATAATAGTAAAAACTGATAACTTAGTATTTGTACAAGTTCAGTTAGACTTAGGGAGGCAGATGCTGAATTTTATGCTTCTAAGTTGAGACTGAACATGGCCTGGGCTGCACAGGAAGAAACAACTTTGATAGCTTGTGGCTTCAGTGTTTCAATTTCTTTCCTAGGTATTGAAGAAAGTCTATGGAAACTACTTGATAAACCCTGAATCAGGTAACCCTGCTATAATATGTGTGTTTGAATGCAATTCCAAACTTAAGTTGCCTGAGAAATGCTcaaatgaaagctgcttttcaggagCTTGATATCTGGAGCTCTGTGCAGTGAATGGCAATTTAGGGTGGCTCAGGTTTATCAGGGCTGAGGTAGCTTGCAGCACATGCTGTAATTGCTGATGCAGCCCTCCTCCAGGAAGCCTCTGTTCCTCACGGTTGGGGTCTTTGTTCTTCTTAAGGACGCTTTGTGATACACAGGAAAACCATGGTTACCTGTGACAGCATCTCTTCCTACACACTGCAGAAAACTTGTGAGCAGCTCAGCCAGCACGTGTGTCTGGGAGCTGAGACCCAGGAGTGCTGCCATGGCCACGTGCTAAGTTCAGACATGGCTTCTGACCATGTTTGGAGTGGGAAGCACTCATCCGTGGGGTTTCTGGATGGGCTTTAGGCAAAGGTGGGACCATAAAAGTCTCTTTCCAGAAAAAGTCTCTGGCTGCATCAGAGCCCTGCATAGGTTATtaagttgtggctgtccctcCCCAGGTTACAATGTCTCGTTGCTCTACGACCTAGAGAACCTTCCCACAGACAAGGATACTATTGTGCACCAAGCTGGCATGTTGAAGCGCAACtgctttgcctcagtctttgaGAAGTATTTCAAATTCCAGGAAGAGggcaaagaaggagaaaaaagagctgTCATCCACTACAGGGACGATGAGACAATGTAAGTGTTCAAACCAAGCAGCACAGGAGTTGGACAGCTGTCGGTACAcactctgctcctgctcccagctgtaGGTTGGGGTGGAAACTCAGGAGATCCTACTGCTGCATGTTTTAGCAGGGTAGTAAGGGCCTGTCCTAGGCTGTCAGAAGTATGGAGTGAGGGTAATGTTCATCCCTTGGGCTGCAGGAGTGTTACACAAGAATCTCAGTTAGCGGCAACACTTGTGGCTGCATGCAGGAGAGGACCGCTCCCAAGAGAAATGTTTTGCTCCCTGTAAATACTGTCTCGAGGGAGGGGAAATTTTCAGCAACCATGCCTGTGTTCTATTTATGTGACTTTGTCATGCAGTTGCTTCCTCATCCAGTTGTACTTCTTAGATCCTGTTCACAGCTGGGCTGTCCTCTCTCACCCACCTGCAGGTACGTTGAGGCGAAGAAGGACCGCGTCACCGTTGTGTTCAGCACAGTATTTAAGGATGATGACGACGTGGTGATTGGAAAGGTGTTCATGCAGGTACAGAGACTGAATTACAGAGAAAGAACCTGGTCCTTGATGCAGATGCCTTCTTGCTTTGAAGCAGCACTGCTGAATGAGCATATGTTAAGCTGTAGTGAGCTCACAAACTGCTTAATACACATAAatgctctgcagggctctgggcTGCACTGACATGGAAGAACTATGTCAATAGACATggatggtttattttttaatatgggCTCTTGTGTTGGCATCTTTATTATCAGGGGTCTTGCTTGTGTGGAAAATCAAACATGCTACATGTTACATTTGAAAAGCACCACAGTGAATATTTCGGTATCCACCCTGAGGCCCTGTAGTGCAGAAAGCTGTGGTGTCAGCATCACCAGCCAGCTGAGGAGCTGACTGTGGTGGGGTGGctgtggaaggagaaggggtGAGGAGATGTTGTGCCATGTCTAGGATGGTGTCAAGAGTCATCTTCACCTCAAAGCTGGTTCCTGCTAATGCTCAAATGCTGCAGAAAGACTCAGCAGCTCAGTGTGGCTGCTCTCACATGCTGCAATGGGCTCTTGAATTTGAGCTTTTCAAAGCTATGAGTTTGCTTAGTTTGCAGTCTTGAATCAATCAGTATAATGCCAAGTACTTCTGGACTTAGCTGCCCTTTGCAGCTACCACTTAGCCAGGAAGCATTCAGAGGCCTGTAGTAAACATTTTTTGTGTCAATTAGCAACTGTGTGTAACCTGTGGAGATGGAGATCTTTGTTTACAGCTGAGGAAGGCTCAGTGCATGCTGGTCCATGTGTTCATCCATGTCACTGGCTCACCTAGAGTCTGAGAGCCTCCTGCTCAGGCACAGCCATGGAGCAGGGCCCTGCAGGGTGTTCCTGGGATAGAGGCGCTTTGGCCCATCTGTTCAGGGGTGCCAGGCAGTGCTTCTGACAGGCTTGTGGACATCAAGTCACTAGTCCAGTTTGCTGGATAGCAGTTCACATGTGTTGTGGCTCATTACAACAGGGTCTGTTGTGATGGGAGTCTCAtgtcacagctctgctctctgttctTTTGCTACAGGCAGGGattctgctctgattttttttttcctctctctctcaccAGCATATCCCACA
Proteins encoded in this region:
- the ARPC2 gene encoding actin-related protein 2/3 complex subunit 2, with amino-acid sequence MILLEVNNRIIEETLTLKFEGAAAGNKPEAVEVTFADFDGVLYHISNPNGDKTKVMVSISLKFYKELQEHGADEVLKKVYGNYLINPESGYNVSLLYDLENLPTDKDTIVHQAGMLKRNCFASVFEKYFKFQEEGKEGEKRAVIHYRDDETMYVEAKKDRVTVVFSTVFKDDDDVVIGKVFMQEFKEGRRASHTAPQVLFSHREPPLELKDTDAAVGDNIGYITFVLFPRHTNAAARDNTINLIHTFRDYLHYHIKCSKAYIHTRMRAKTSDFLKVLNRARPDAEKKEMKTITGKTFTTR